In Paenibacillus ihbetae, the following are encoded in one genomic region:
- a CDS encoding MarR family winged helix-turn-helix transcriptional regulator — MKVTMDRKTQLAMSLYKVFTNSFKSVNEHVINGGKTEGLNPTSFAVMEILHNTGRLPIQQIGSQLLLQSGNVTYVVDRLEEKGLVRRSPCPEDRRVIYAELTPEGEALMQRLYPEHERQILYALEGLNEEEKLQLIRLLRKMGDYAKQAHSSAGR, encoded by the coding sequence CCATGGATCGAAAAACTCAGCTGGCGATGAGCCTGTATAAAGTGTTTACCAATTCGTTCAAAAGCGTGAACGAGCATGTCATAAACGGCGGTAAAACCGAAGGCTTGAACCCGACGTCTTTTGCCGTCATGGAAATTTTGCATAATACAGGCCGTCTGCCTATTCAGCAGATCGGATCCCAGCTGCTCTTGCAGAGCGGCAATGTGACGTATGTCGTCGATCGGCTCGAAGAGAAGGGGCTCGTGCGCCGCAGTCCATGCCCCGAGGATCGTCGAGTGATCTATGCCGAGCTGACTCCGGAAGGCGAAGCTCTGATGCAGCGGCTTTATCCGGAGCACGAGCGCCAGATCTTATACGCACTGGAAGGATTGAATGAAGAGGAAAAGCTTCAGCTCATCCGGCTTCTTCGAAAAATGGGGGATTATGCGAAGCAAGCCCATTCTTCGGCAGGTCGGTAA
- a CDS encoding MDR family MFS transporter, producing MNALKQNKRGYILVGILLSTFMAAIEGTVVGPAGPAIISSFGSVSLMSWIFTAFLLTMAVTTPIFGKVSDLYGRKPVFLYGSLIFLAGSLLCGLSQSMTQLIIFRAIQGIGAGAVIPVTFTIIGDIYNLEERGKVQGMISSVWGISSLIGPLIGGYFVDFLSWHWIFVFHMPFGVVSIWLILRYFREERTARKVSIDYTGAALFAVGMTALLFALAVGGGEGYSWTSPMMIGLIGGSVVLLIAFLIVESRVKEPMLPLNLFRIRDISVSTLANILVSALIIGLTTYLPLWIQGVRGGNATLSGLSLAPMSIGWLIGSVIGGRLIVKTGSRKTALIGVVFLIIGAVGLAFMYKETALALLLTFTFIYGLGFGYISTLFQIIAQSSVGYQVRGASTALNSFIRTFGQTVGVAVFGLWVNAGIASRLAAEPDAGGISSDDINKLLTPHGTAELPEGAGGMLSGILEGSLNSLFVGMAVMAVVCMLIVAAFRNAPPQPEDETDGEASPGN from the coding sequence GTGAATGCACTGAAACAAAATAAGCGGGGCTATATTCTGGTCGGTATTTTGCTGTCGACCTTTATGGCCGCGATCGAAGGAACGGTTGTCGGACCTGCAGGACCGGCCATCATTAGCAGCTTCGGCAGCGTTAGCCTGATGAGCTGGATTTTTACCGCGTTCCTGCTTACGATGGCCGTCACGACGCCGATTTTCGGCAAAGTTAGCGATCTGTACGGGCGAAAGCCGGTATTCCTGTACGGCTCCCTCATATTCCTGGCGGGGTCGCTGCTGTGCGGCCTCTCGCAGAGCATGACGCAGCTCATTATTTTCAGGGCGATCCAGGGGATCGGGGCCGGGGCGGTAATCCCCGTGACCTTTACGATCATCGGGGACATCTACAACCTGGAGGAGAGAGGGAAGGTTCAGGGAATGATCAGCTCCGTATGGGGCATTTCGTCCCTGATCGGTCCATTGATCGGAGGATACTTTGTAGACTTTCTATCCTGGCACTGGATCTTTGTCTTCCATATGCCGTTCGGTGTCGTTTCCATCTGGTTGATTCTCCGCTATTTCCGGGAAGAGCGAACCGCCCGCAAGGTTTCGATCGATTATACCGGGGCGGCATTGTTTGCGGTCGGTATGACCGCGCTTCTCTTTGCGCTGGCTGTTGGAGGTGGAGAGGGCTATTCCTGGACTTCCCCGATGATGATCGGCCTTATCGGAGGTTCGGTGGTGCTTCTCATTGCCTTCCTGATCGTGGAGAGCCGCGTAAAGGAGCCGATGCTGCCGCTGAATTTATTCAGGATCCGCGATATTTCCGTATCTACGCTCGCGAATATTCTCGTCAGCGCGCTGATCATCGGATTAACCACGTATTTGCCGCTGTGGATTCAAGGCGTCAGGGGAGGCAATGCCACCCTGTCGGGCCTGTCGCTGGCTCCGATGTCCATCGGCTGGCTGATCGGATCAGTGATCGGGGGACGGCTGATCGTGAAGACGGGATCCCGCAAAACCGCTTTGATCGGCGTCGTATTTCTCATCATCGGGGCCGTCGGGCTGGCATTTATGTATAAGGAGACGGCACTTGCCCTGCTGCTGACATTTACGTTCATTTATGGGCTGGGCTTCGGTTATATTTCGACATTATTTCAGATTATTGCCCAGTCATCGGTCGGTTATCAGGTGCGGGGAGCCTCGACGGCGCTGAATTCCTTTATCCGGACCTTTGGACAGACGGTCGGCGTGGCGGTGTTCGGATTATGGGTGAACGCCGGGATAGCCAGCCGACTAGCAGCTGAACCGGATGCGGGCGGCATCTCCAGCGACGATATCAACAAGCTGCTGACTCCGCACGGGACGGCTGAGCTTCCGGAGGGAGCAGGCGGAATGCTGAGCGGCATATTGGAGGGAAGCTTGAATTCTTTGTTCGTCGGGATGGCCGTCATGGCTGTCGTATGTATGCTGATTGTAGCGGCTTTCCGCAATGCGCCTCCGCAGCCCGAGGATGAGACCGACGGAGAGGCGTCACCGGGGAACTGA
- a CDS encoding ABC transporter ATP-binding protein, with protein sequence MIGLIGTKVECRDLGFIYDGEEQPVLHQLSFTVQPGERMAVIGASGCGKSTLCQLLSGLLPRSGGGTREGVLLLDGMDPASAPLADVTEAMGVLFQDPDAQLVQGIVEDEAAFGPENLRAAPEEIERRIAASLTAVDLLDRRSDPVRSLSGGQRQRTAIAAVLALQPRLYVFDDACASLDAAAQARFLQLCVALQGEGRTLITASGRFDDAARAAQRVIVLDGGTVVLDGPPEELLRRCGEQLAQLGLLPRPAGEAAGGAAARGAVAPPTAARSRAPADGTAGMQGAASQSASAAPVTAAAPNAPAARAPVPLLELRSLRYSYPGGREALSSVDSVLEPGSWTLLTGENGSGKTTLSRLIMGLLPAPKGSILWQGEDLTGIPVHRRAERIGYVFQQPEYMFTAPNVWEELVYSLHGGLPAAKRPPLTDAQQSRANYLLHTAGLSKRLHMSPYLLSQGEKRLLSLISQMILARPLYILDEPTSGMDYAAMDRIVQLCRFVTDEGAAILMITHDPAIMRPYADSVIHLRGRNPEESVHMPQQPL encoded by the coding sequence ATGATTGGCTTGATCGGAACGAAGGTGGAATGCCGGGATCTCGGTTTTATATACGACGGCGAGGAGCAGCCGGTCCTGCATCAGCTCAGCTTCACGGTGCAGCCGGGCGAGCGGATGGCCGTGATCGGGGCAAGCGGATGCGGCAAATCCACGCTGTGCCAGCTGCTGAGCGGCCTTCTTCCGCGAAGCGGGGGCGGAACCCGGGAAGGCGTTCTGCTGCTGGACGGGATGGATCCCGCCTCAGCCCCGCTTGCCGATGTTACGGAGGCGATGGGGGTGCTGTTCCAGGATCCCGATGCGCAGCTTGTCCAGGGCATCGTCGAGGATGAAGCGGCGTTCGGGCCCGAGAACCTGCGGGCTGCGCCGGAAGAGATCGAGCGGCGCATCGCGGCCTCTTTGACCGCGGTCGATCTGCTGGACCGGCGGTCCGACCCGGTGCGCAGCCTGTCCGGCGGACAGCGGCAGCGCACCGCCATTGCCGCGGTGCTGGCGCTACAGCCGCGGCTGTACGTCTTCGACGACGCCTGCGCGAGCCTTGATGCGGCTGCGCAGGCGAGATTCCTGCAGCTGTGCGTTGCGCTGCAGGGCGAGGGCCGGACGCTCATTACGGCGTCCGGCCGCTTTGACGATGCCGCGCGCGCCGCGCAGCGCGTCATCGTCCTGGACGGCGGCACCGTCGTGCTCGACGGGCCGCCGGAGGAGCTGCTGCGCCGCTGCGGGGAGCAGCTGGCGCAGCTGGGGCTGCTGCCTCGTCCCGCAGGGGAGGCAGCAGGCGGCGCGGCCGCGCGGGGTGCCGTGGCCCCGCCAACCGCCGCGCGATCCAGGGCGCCAGCGGATGGCACCGCAGGTATGCAAGGCGCCGCATCACAATCGGCGTCGGCTGCACCCGTCACTGCGGCCGCGCCAAATGCGCCCGCCGCCAGGGCCCCGGTGCCGCTGCTTGAGCTGCGCTCGCTCCGTTACAGCTATCCCGGCGGGCGGGAAGCGCTCAGCTCTGTGGACTCTGTCCTGGAGCCTGGCAGCTGGACGCTGCTGACGGGGGAGAACGGCTCGGGCAAAACGACGCTGAGCCGTTTGATTATGGGCCTTCTGCCCGCGCCGAAAGGGAGCATCCTGTGGCAAGGGGAAGATTTGACCGGGATTCCGGTGCATCGCCGGGCCGAGCGAATCGGCTATGTATTCCAACAGCCCGAATATATGTTTACGGCTCCGAATGTCTGGGAGGAGCTGGTCTACAGCCTGCATGGCGGTCTGCCCGCAGCCAAACGCCCGCCGCTGACTGACGCCCAGCAGAGCAGGGCGAACTACCTGCTTCACACAGCAGGCTTGTCCAAGCGTCTTCATATGTCTCCTTATCTGCTCAGCCAAGGAGAGAAACGGCTGCTCAGCCTGATCAGCCAAATGATCCTTGCCAGGCCGCTTTATATTTTGGACGAGCCGACCTCCGGCATGGACTATGCCGCTATGGACCGCATCGTCCAGCTCTGCCGGTTTGTCACGGACGAGGGTGCGGCGATTCTGATGATTACGCACGATCCGGCCATCATGCGGCCGTACGCCGATTCGGTAATCCATCTTCGGGGCAGAAACCCAGAAGAGTCTGTGCATATGCCCCAGCAGCCTTTATAA
- a CDS encoding ECF transporter S component: MAMLAAVNAVITVYIGPVNKLLSSLGGPIATSTTTGIYMVYGLLAYYIIRKPGTAVVTYAIGGTIQAMTGTVYGIASCFVAAACYMVIAEIIFAAMRYRNWSAGVLMLAGGAMVPLWFVFAANMFGYTAWPIGVLGIALVVRILSGIFLCGLLTKVLGEALAKTGLLRRFAVSAKG; encoded by the coding sequence ATGGCGATGCTGGCTGCGGTCAACGCCGTCATCACCGTGTATATCGGGCCGGTCAACAAGCTGCTGAGCAGCCTTGGCGGACCGATCGCGACATCGACGACCACCGGCATCTACATGGTATACGGCCTGCTGGCTTATTACATTATCCGTAAACCCGGAACCGCGGTTGTCACCTATGCGATCGGAGGAACGATCCAGGCCATGACAGGAACGGTCTACGGCATTGCGTCATGCTTTGTCGCTGCTGCATGCTACATGGTCATCGCCGAGATTATTTTTGCAGCTATGCGTTACCGGAATTGGAGCGCGGGCGTGCTGATGCTGGCCGGCGGTGCGATGGTGCCGCTCTGGTTCGTGTTCGCTGCGAATATGTTCGGCTACACGGCGTGGCCGATCGGTGTTCTGGGGATTGCGCTGGTCGTGCGGATATTAAGCGGGATCTTCCTGTGCGGCCTGCTGACGAAAGTGCTGGGCGAAGCTCTGGCGAAGACGGGGCTGCTGCGCAGGTTTGCCGTCAGCGCGAAGGGATGA
- a CDS encoding energy-coupling factor transporter transmembrane component T family protein gives MLIQYRRGSSFLHRYDPLSKLVILLCTAVIAMMLDQAWQQAVFLLLCIGTARFAGRLSWSSLLLGIRLIAVVAVPYFILTGLTVKGETVWLHWGPLTLTTEGLNAAGAMSLRMFTLFLSSMAYIVTTDPRELVAELNRRLRVPYRFAFGISAALTFIPLLEQEGAQIRAAQQVRGHQPPKGLMGRIRYGMAFVSSVLLNALRRVQQTAGAMEAKGFGAHPDRTFRQTVNVSPMHVISAFVYVLLTVLLGWIV, from the coding sequence ATGTTGATTCAATACAGAAGGGGGAGCTCCTTTCTTCATCGATATGATCCGCTAAGCAAGCTGGTCATTCTGCTGTGTACCGCGGTGATCGCCATGATGCTGGACCAGGCCTGGCAGCAGGCGGTGTTTCTTCTACTATGCATTGGCACGGCCCGATTCGCCGGACGACTATCCTGGAGCAGCTTGCTTCTTGGCATCCGGCTGATTGCCGTCGTGGCCGTCCCGTATTTCATCTTGACCGGTCTGACGGTTAAGGGGGAAACCGTGTGGCTGCACTGGGGACCTTTGACGCTTACGACGGAGGGGCTGAATGCTGCAGGAGCGATGTCGCTTCGGATGTTTACGCTGTTTCTGTCCTCTATGGCGTATATCGTCACGACCGACCCGCGGGAGCTGGTGGCAGAGCTGAATCGCAGACTTCGCGTTCCGTACCGGTTTGCCTTCGGCATTTCCGCTGCACTCACGTTTATTCCGCTCCTGGAGCAGGAGGGAGCCCAGATTCGGGCGGCCCAGCAGGTTAGGGGACATCAGCCTCCCAAGGGGCTCATGGGACGAATCCGCTATGGGATGGCATTCGTATCGTCAGTGCTGCTAAATGCGCTGCGGCGGGTTCAGCAGACGGCCGGCGCTATGGAGGCCAAGGGCTTCGGCGCGCATCCGGACAGGACGTTTCGCCAGACGGTTAACGTTTCGCCAATGCATGTCATTTCTGCATTCGTCTATGTCTTGTTAACGGTATTGTTGGGGTGGATTGTTTAA
- a CDS encoding GNAT family N-acetyltransferase: protein MYACEGHIPELAGERVLLRRLTEEDAPDMLRCWSDPDTRRFIELPPMQADADAAALIAWLNGLSEEEETLRWGIELAGSGRVIGSCGLNQWQLAGAYRGEFGCELASDCQGQGYMSEAAGLAMRFAFQEMGLNRIEAFVQPGNDRALRLFERLGYAREGVLREYRHTSAGYVDAVVFSMLKRDWSYRKGEVG, encoded by the coding sequence GTGTACGCATGTGAAGGCCATATTCCGGAGCTCGCGGGCGAACGGGTCCTGCTCCGCAGACTTACTGAGGAAGACGCTCCGGATATGCTCCGCTGCTGGTCGGATCCGGACACGAGAAGGTTTATCGAGCTGCCGCCTATGCAAGCGGATGCGGATGCGGCGGCGCTTATCGCCTGGCTCAACGGCCTGTCGGAAGAAGAGGAGACGCTCAGGTGGGGCATTGAGCTTGCCGGCTCCGGACGGGTCATTGGCAGCTGCGGACTGAACCAATGGCAGCTGGCAGGGGCGTACCGCGGCGAATTCGGCTGCGAGCTGGCGAGCGATTGTCAGGGACAAGGCTATATGTCGGAAGCGGCCGGGCTAGCGATGAGATTTGCTTTTCAAGAGATGGGCCTGAATCGGATCGAAGCCTTTGTTCAGCCGGGCAATGACAGAGCGTTACGGCTTTTTGAGCGTTTAGGCTATGCGCGGGAAGGCGTATTGCGGGAGTATCGGCATACATCCGCGGGTTATGTGGATGCCGTCGTTTTTTCCATGCTAAAAAGGGATTGGAGTTATCGCAAGGGAGAGGTTGGATAA